The following coding sequences lie in one Gloeomargarita sp. SKYB120 genomic window:
- the queF gene encoding preQ(1) synthase, with translation MTAISEPYGERLIREAKLITFPNPRPGRRYWIHITLPEFTCKCPFSGYPDFATIYLDYIPNQKLVELKSIKLYINSYRDKQISHEAAANQILDDFVAAVEPLAVQLKADFNPRGNVHTVVEVVYPDSPTGKLSEQLLHLVGGQGPAE, from the coding sequence ATGACGGCAATTTCCGAGCCTTACGGGGAGCGGCTCATTCGCGAGGCCAAGCTCATCACCTTTCCCAACCCGCGTCCAGGGCGGCGGTATTGGATTCACATCACGCTGCCGGAGTTCACCTGCAAATGCCCCTTTTCGGGCTATCCCGACTTCGCCACGATTTATCTGGACTACATCCCCAACCAAAAGCTGGTGGAACTCAAGTCCATCAAGCTTTACATCAACAGTTATCGGGACAAACAGATTTCCCACGAGGCGGCGGCCAATCAAATCCTGGATGATTTTGTGGCAGCGGTGGAACCTCTGGCGGTGCAATTGAAGGCGGACTTCAACCCGCGCGGCAACGTGCATACGGTGGTGGAAGTGGTGTACCCGGATTCACCAACGGGGAAATTGTCGGAGCAGTTGCTCCACCTGGTCGGCGGGCAGGGGCCGGCAGAATAA
- a CDS encoding EAL domain-containing protein — protein MAATGVEVWGLWRWAEGRLECNPLLQEKLGLSCGECACTLADWLQKIPPSQQGDVRYAWEQWLAVENTVLHVEHGWILPNGTLRQVWVHGQVWHGQRWGWVLDVTALATAGGMDRQELQMVLDAFPGMVSWIGKDLHYLGVNRQLAHALNLPVTAFPGQPVGFLYPHPGFEAFVRRVFADPDPYLRCATELRMAAHNYWVIAQKYRQGQAAVFVGLDVTEQRRLEAELRRSEDRFRRLIEDLHVGVQLWGAQGEHLLSNRAALDILGVTARQLEQYGLQGQHWNVIDERGQPLPPQEWPVWRALTTGQRVRNVLLGVYRQQRQDRVWLLVTAEPQFDDQGRVSQVLCTFSDLTERRRVEEALRETQERYALALQGANDGLWDWDLTTNEMYFSGRWLEMLGYQPGELSPNPDEWISRIHPEDRERVRNELAAHLSGLTDYFVSEHRLAHRDGRYRWVLCRGLAVRDTDGQAYRMAGSLTDITRRKETEARLRHDATHDALTGLANRALFWEQLTAALQISEPPLHFAVLFLDLDRFKVVNDSLGHMAGDELLVMIAQRLRQCVTPKNLLARFGGDEFAVLLRGITGVAEACQVAERIHHAFRQPFPVGHNGLEVFTSVSIGIVLGPGPYRCPEEILRDADVAMHQAKSRGKACTVVFDQGMHRAALRTLQLETDLRRAMDRGELQLYYQPIIDLASGCLAGLEALVRWLHPDWGWVSPTEFIPLAEETGLILPLGQWVLQEACGQMRRWQTEWPDMATVRLSVNLSGRQFLDPHLVRQVQEILATTGLPPACLCLEITETVLASSDAAATVLRQLKTMGVRACIDDFGTGHSSLSRLHRFPIDHLKIDRSFVSQIGQDRESEEIVRVIMTLARSLQMEVTAEGVETAAQRQLLETLNCRYAQGFLFCRPLPADQVEQLLRQFPRW, from the coding sequence ATGGCGGCAACGGGTGTGGAGGTTTGGGGCCTGTGGCGGTGGGCTGAAGGTCGGCTCGAATGTAACCCGCTGTTACAGGAGAAATTAGGTTTGAGTTGCGGGGAATGCGCCTGTACCCTGGCGGACTGGTTACAGAAGATACCACCGTCGCAACAGGGAGACGTGCGATACGCTTGGGAGCAGTGGTTGGCGGTCGAAAACACGGTTTTACACGTGGAACACGGCTGGATTTTGCCCAACGGGACGCTGCGGCAGGTCTGGGTGCATGGCCAGGTCTGGCACGGCCAACGCTGGGGCTGGGTCTTGGATGTGACAGCGCTCGCCACCGCCGGGGGTATGGACCGCCAGGAACTGCAGATGGTGCTGGATGCGTTTCCGGGCATGGTGTCCTGGATTGGGAAAGACCTGCATTACCTGGGGGTAAACCGCCAGTTGGCCCACGCGCTGAATTTGCCGGTGACAGCCTTTCCAGGGCAACCGGTGGGGTTTCTTTACCCGCATCCAGGATTTGAGGCTTTTGTGCGGCGGGTGTTTGCCGACCCCGACCCCTACCTGCGATGCGCGACGGAATTGCGCATGGCGGCGCACAACTATTGGGTTATTGCCCAGAAGTACCGGCAAGGGCAAGCCGCCGTGTTTGTGGGCCTGGATGTGACGGAGCAGCGCCGGTTGGAGGCTGAATTGCGCCGAAGTGAAGACCGCTTTCGCCGGCTCATCGAAGACTTGCATGTCGGCGTGCAACTGTGGGGTGCGCAAGGGGAACATCTCTTGAGCAACCGGGCCGCCCTGGACATTCTCGGGGTCACCGCCCGCCAGTTAGAGCAATATGGGCTGCAGGGCCAGCACTGGAATGTAATTGATGAACGGGGGCAACCGTTACCCCCCCAGGAATGGCCGGTATGGCGCGCGTTAACCACAGGGCAAAGGGTACGCAATGTGCTGCTGGGGGTGTACCGCCAACAACGGCAAGACCGGGTGTGGCTGCTGGTCACAGCGGAACCCCAGTTCGATGACCAGGGCCGGGTATCCCAGGTGCTTTGTACGTTCAGCGACCTGACGGAACGACGACGGGTGGAGGAGGCGCTGCGGGAGACCCAAGAACGCTATGCGCTGGCGCTCCAGGGAGCTAACGATGGGCTGTGGGACTGGGATTTGACCACGAACGAGATGTACTTCTCGGGACGCTGGCTGGAGATGCTGGGCTACCAACCGGGCGAACTCAGCCCCAACCCCGATGAGTGGATCAGCCGGATTCACCCGGAGGACCGGGAGCGAGTGCGCAACGAACTGGCGGCCCACCTGTCGGGATTGACGGACTATTTTGTGAGCGAACACCGGCTGGCTCACCGCGATGGGCGTTATCGCTGGGTGCTGTGCCGGGGCTTGGCGGTGCGGGACACGGATGGACAAGCCTATCGCATGGCTGGTTCCCTAACGGACATCACCCGCCGCAAGGAGACGGAAGCTCGCCTGCGTCACGATGCCACCCACGACGCCTTGACTGGCCTGGCCAACCGTGCCCTGTTTTGGGAACAACTGACGGCGGCCCTGCAAATATCCGAACCGCCCCTGCATTTTGCGGTGCTGTTTCTGGATTTAGACCGGTTTAAGGTGGTCAACGACAGTCTGGGACACATGGCTGGAGACGAGCTGCTGGTGATGATTGCCCAGCGGTTGCGCCAGTGTGTGACGCCAAAGAACCTGCTGGCTCGGTTTGGAGGCGATGAGTTTGCCGTCCTGCTTCGCGGCATCACCGGCGTGGCCGAAGCCTGCCAAGTGGCGGAGCGGATTCATCACGCCTTTCGCCAGCCGTTTCCCGTCGGACACAACGGGCTGGAGGTCTTCACCAGCGTCAGTATTGGCATCGTGCTGGGTCCAGGCCCGTATCGCTGTCCAGAGGAGATCCTGCGGGATGCGGACGTGGCAATGCATCAGGCCAAATCCCGAGGCAAAGCTTGTACGGTGGTGTTCGACCAGGGAATGCACAGGGCGGCCCTGCGCACCCTACAACTGGAGACCGATCTGCGTCGGGCGATGGACCGGGGGGAACTCCAGTTGTACTACCAACCCATCATTGACTTGGCGAGCGGTTGCTTGGCCGGCCTCGAGGCCCTGGTGCGCTGGCTCCATCCCGACTGGGGCTGGGTGTCGCCGACGGAATTTATCCCCCTGGCGGAGGAAACCGGTCTCATTCTCCCACTGGGACAATGGGTGCTCCAGGAGGCCTGCGGGCAAATGCGGCGGTGGCAAACCGAATGGCCCGACATGGCGACGGTACGCCTGAGCGTCAACCTGTCGGGGCGACAGTTCCTGGATCCGCATCTGGTGAGGCAGGTACAGGAAATCCTGGCGACGACCGGTTTACCGCCGGCGTGCCTGTGTTTAGAAATTACCGAGACAGTGCTGGCCAGTTCCGATGCGGCGGCGACGGTGCTGCGCCAGCTCAAGACGATGGGGGTCCGTGCCTGCATTGACGATTTCGGTACGGGTCATTCGTCCCTGAGCCGGTTGCATCGGTTTCCCATTGACCATCTCAAGATTGACCGGTCCTTTGTGTCCCAGATAGGGCAAGACCGGGAATCGGAGGAAATCGTGCGGGTGATCATGACTCTAGCCCGGAGCCTACAGATGGAGGTAACCGCCGAAGGGGTGGAGACTGCCGCCCAGCGCCAACTGTTAGAGACCCTCAACTGTCGTTACGCCCAAGGCTTTTTATTCTGCCGGCCCCTGCCCGCCGACCAGGTGGAGCAACTGCTCCGACAATTTCCCCGTTGGTGA
- a CDS encoding phycobilisome linker polypeptide, with amino-acid sequence MTQSTSAHNLGISDFSPQDRIEWRSPADTDFIIRAAYRQVLGNDYLMSSERLTYAESQLRNGNITVREFVRALAKSELYKQKFFYPNSNNRFIELNYKHLLGRAPYDQSEIAYHLDLYHKQGYDAEIDSYIDSPEYAANFGENSVPTYRGFWTQPGQKVVGFTRMFRLYRGYANSDRAQLEHAMPRLNWELARNKASTVVAPSGVNDAWAYRPPQNFVSQSRQGPTLGQDTRMYRVEVVGLAGPGYPKVRRVTTTFLVPYDQLSQRLQQIQRQGGRIAGVTPA; translated from the coding sequence ATGACCCAATCCACGTCTGCCCACAATTTGGGCATCAGTGATTTTTCGCCCCAGGACCGGATTGAGTGGCGCAGCCCCGCCGACACCGACTTCATCATTCGCGCCGCCTACCGGCAAGTCTTGGGCAACGACTATTTGATGAGCAGTGAGCGGCTGACCTACGCCGAATCCCAATTGCGCAACGGCAACATCACCGTGCGAGAGTTTGTGCGGGCGCTGGCCAAATCCGAGCTGTATAAACAAAAGTTTTTCTACCCGAATTCCAACAACCGCTTCATCGAGTTAAATTACAAGCACCTGTTGGGCCGCGCCCCCTACGACCAGAGCGAAATTGCCTACCACCTCGACCTGTACCACAAACAGGGCTACGACGCGGAAATTGACAGCTACATTGACAGCCCGGAATACGCCGCCAACTTTGGCGAAAATAGCGTGCCAACCTACCGGGGCTTTTGGACGCAACCGGGCCAAAAGGTGGTCGGGTTTACCCGCATGTTCCGGCTGTACCGGGGTTATGCCAACAGCGACCGAGCGCAACTGGAACACGCTATGCCCCGCCTGAACTGGGAACTCGCCCGGAACAAAGCCAGCACGGTTGTTGCGCCGTCGGGGGTCAATGACGCCTGGGCCTACCGCCCGCCCCAAAATTTCGTCTCCCAATCGCGCCAAGGTCCAACGCTGGGGCAAGACACGCGCATGTACCGGGTGGAAGTGGTTGGTCTGGCTGGACCCGGCTATCCCAAGGTGCGGCGGGTGACCACAACGTTTCTAGTGCCTTACGACCAGCTTTCCCAGCGCCTGCAACAAATCCAGCGGCAGGGGGGACGGATTGCGGGGGTAACGCCTGCATAA
- the gpmI gene encoding 2,3-bisphosphoglycerate-independent phosphoglycerate mutase encodes MSHPTAPVVLVILDGWGYREDPTANAIAQAATPVMDSLWHLYPHTLLQASGRDVGLPAGQMGNSEVGHLNLGAGRVVPQEFVRISDAVAAGELLRHPVLLGLAQRLHQRGGNLHLVGLCSTGGVHSHLDHLLALLDFAQAQGFDRVRVHAITDGRDTLTTAGQEYLGRVQAYLDHLGSGAIATVSGRYYAMDRDKRWERTQAAYQVMTTDGPGKGISAMELLRQSYQDGVTDEFIPPVRLAPGAIQAGDGVVFFNFRPDRMRQLVRAFVDPAFQGFPRQRIEPLDVVTLTEYDPSLGLPVVFPPQNLNNLLGEVIARHGLKQFRTAETEKYAHVTYFFNGGREQPFEGEDRVMVPSPQVATYDLAPAMAAEAVTDRVVEALASRAYHFIVVNYANPDMVGHTGHMAAAVTAIETVDHCVGRVLEAASRVGATVLITADHGNAEVMADEQGHPWTAHTTNPVPFIVVEGEGAKIPGHGGHVRLRQEGRLADVAPTVLQILGLPQPPEMTGQSLIEPADYEIIPEAELLAGRTN; translated from the coding sequence ATGTCCCATCCCACGGCCCCAGTTGTGTTGGTGATCCTGGACGGTTGGGGGTACCGAGAAGACCCGACGGCCAATGCCATTGCCCAGGCGGCGACACCGGTTATGGACAGCCTGTGGCACCTCTACCCCCACACGCTCTTGCAGGCTTCGGGCCGGGATGTGGGATTGCCGGCGGGACAGATGGGTAACTCGGAGGTGGGGCATTTGAACCTAGGTGCAGGCCGAGTCGTTCCCCAGGAATTTGTGCGCATTTCCGATGCGGTGGCCGCTGGCGAGCTTCTGCGCCATCCCGTGCTACTGGGTTTAGCGCAGCGGCTGCACCAACGGGGCGGCAACTTGCATCTGGTCGGATTGTGTTCCACCGGTGGGGTGCATTCCCACCTGGACCACCTGCTGGCGTTACTGGACTTTGCCCAGGCCCAAGGGTTTGACCGGGTGCGCGTCCACGCGATCACGGACGGGCGAGACACCCTGACAACGGCGGGGCAGGAATACCTGGGGCGAGTGCAGGCGTATCTGGACCACTTGGGGAGCGGTGCCATTGCCACAGTAAGCGGGCGGTATTACGCGATGGACCGGGACAAGCGCTGGGAACGGACGCAAGCGGCCTACCAGGTCATGACCACCGACGGGCCGGGCAAGGGGATCTCCGCCATGGAACTGCTCCGCCAGAGTTACCAGGATGGGGTGACGGACGAGTTTATCCCGCCGGTGCGGTTGGCTCCTGGCGCGATTCAGGCCGGAGATGGGGTGGTGTTTTTCAACTTTCGCCCCGACCGGATGCGGCAACTGGTGCGGGCGTTTGTCGACCCAGCGTTTCAAGGGTTTCCTCGCCAGCGGATCGAACCTTTGGACGTGGTGACCCTGACGGAATACGACCCCAGCTTGGGGCTGCCGGTGGTGTTTCCGCCGCAAAATCTCAACAACCTGTTGGGGGAAGTGATTGCCCGGCACGGCCTGAAGCAATTTCGCACCGCCGAGACGGAAAAGTACGCCCACGTCACCTATTTCTTCAACGGCGGGCGCGAACAGCCGTTTGAGGGGGAAGACCGGGTGATGGTCCCCAGCCCGCAGGTGGCGACCTACGACTTAGCCCCGGCCATGGCGGCGGAAGCGGTTACAGACAGGGTGGTGGAGGCCCTAGCCTCACGAGCCTATCACTTCATCGTGGTGAATTACGCCAATCCCGATATGGTGGGGCACACGGGGCACATGGCGGCGGCGGTGACGGCGATTGAAACGGTAGACCACTGCGTGGGGCGCGTCCTGGAGGCGGCTAGTCGCGTGGGGGCAACGGTGCTCATCACGGCAGACCACGGCAACGCTGAGGTGATGGCGGACGAACAGGGCCATCCCTGGACCGCTCACACCACCAATCCGGTGCCTTTCATTGTGGTGGAAGGGGAAGGCGCGAAAATTCCCGGGCACGGGGGCCATGTGAGACTCCGCCAGGAAGGACGTCTGGCCGATGTGGCACCGACAGTGTTGCAGATCCTGGGGCTGCCCCAGCCGCCGGAGATGACCGGTCAATCCCTGATTGAGCCGGCAGATTACGAAATCATCCCGGAAGCAGAGTTGCTGGCGGGGCGAACCAACTGA
- a CDS encoding fatty acid desaturase has protein sequence MVAPPVLHLPPKEYLVAPGNYWNPTLAIFSLALGLAVSSALGYWCWDWWPPLCFGCNVLALHLAGTVIHDASHQAAHQNRWLNAAMGHVSALMLGFTFPVFTRVHMQHHAHVNDPKNDPDHFVSTGGPLWLIAARFFYHEIYFFRRRLWQGNDLWEWGISRLIVAGVIGAACYYGFLGYLMNFWFSPALVVGLALGLFFDYLPHRPFRERGRWTNARVYPSRLWNWLILGQNYHLIHHLWPSIPWYHYQRVYHLMKPTLTAHGSPQTLGLWEDSRSFLSFLYDLFIGIRWHGHSSDPQSPPESV, from the coding sequence ATGGTTGCGCCGCCGGTGTTGCATCTGCCGCCGAAGGAGTACCTGGTTGCGCCTGGGAACTATTGGAATCCCACCTTGGCCATTTTCAGTCTTGCGTTGGGCTTGGCGGTGAGTTCAGCGTTGGGGTACTGGTGCTGGGACTGGTGGCCGCCGTTGTGTTTTGGGTGTAATGTGCTGGCGTTGCATTTAGCGGGGACGGTGATCCACGATGCGTCCCACCAGGCGGCGCACCAAAATCGGTGGCTCAATGCAGCGATGGGCCATGTGAGCGCTTTGATGTTGGGGTTTACGTTCCCGGTATTTACGCGCGTCCACATGCAGCACCACGCCCACGTCAACGACCCGAAAAATGACCCGGACCACTTTGTCTCCACCGGCGGGCCGCTGTGGTTGATCGCCGCACGGTTTTTCTACCACGAGATCTACTTCTTCCGGCGGCGGTTGTGGCAGGGCAATGACCTGTGGGAATGGGGCATCAGCCGGTTGATTGTAGCGGGGGTGATTGGGGCCGCCTGCTACTACGGCTTTTTGGGCTACCTGATGAATTTTTGGTTTTCGCCGGCGCTGGTGGTGGGACTGGCGCTGGGATTGTTTTTTGATTACTTGCCCCACCGGCCATTTCGCGAGCGGGGCCGCTGGACCAATGCGCGGGTCTATCCCAGCCGCCTTTGGAACTGGTTAATCCTAGGCCAAAACTATCACTTGATTCACCACCTCTGGCCTTCGATTCCCTGGTATCACTACCAGCGGGTGTACCACCTGATGAAACCCACACTGACGGCCCATGGGTCGCCGCAGACGCTGGGGTTATGGGAGGATTCCCGCAGTTTCCTGAGCTTTCTGTACGACTTGTTTATTGGCATTCGCTGGCATGGGCACTCCAGCGACCCTCAATCGCCGCCTGAATCTGTTTGA
- a CDS encoding DUF2254 domain-containing protein has product MGITIGLLGPGTHWLIPRIQQWESLAGFVGTLAEVLAGVLGFTISAVAIVVQLSAERFSPKVTELFLRERVNWLTILFLILANLISVWSTLAFAFDPMPFGLVALNLLLGSLSFIVLIPYFIFVLDFLQPASIIQNLERQVRRGIMQKLSKLTFPEVIHRNHHHCLSALGEFRSIAISAIHQRDQAIVLGCLESLRDLALFYGEHKLQLPEAWFRLTPAVYKDPDFISVDATKLREIEKQRLWLEVKILRQYQGILTNSLLVSAETCTLVGICTREIGEQALDMGRTEVVHLTVKFFNTYLRAVLNQRDIRAGYNLIKQYRLLAEQALLQGFDAIAIEMAQHFRYYSLIAHKTGLYFLCEVFAYDLGQLVRTCAELNAHTHQQLLEIFLKVDQDPESEQQEQSSRGVRKSQVKLAAYYLSRGQREWAELIFQDMQHEPYSRVQIIYEELLTTSEDFWEFTDRGESFYYLEPELHPYLREFFSWFAPPATLLPG; this is encoded by the coding sequence TTGGGAATAACTATTGGACTGCTCGGGCCAGGTACGCACTGGCTCATTCCTCGGATTCAGCAGTGGGAGTCCCTGGCGGGGTTTGTGGGCACGCTGGCGGAAGTGTTGGCCGGGGTGCTGGGGTTTACGATTTCCGCGGTGGCGATTGTGGTGCAGTTAAGCGCCGAGCGCTTCAGCCCCAAGGTCACTGAGCTGTTTTTGCGCGAGCGCGTCAATTGGCTGACTATCCTGTTTCTCATCCTGGCCAATCTCATCAGCGTTTGGAGCACGCTGGCCTTTGCCTTTGACCCCATGCCCTTTGGGTTGGTGGCCCTGAATTTGCTGTTGGGGAGTTTGTCGTTTATTGTTTTGATCCCTTACTTCATCTTTGTGCTGGACTTTTTGCAACCGGCCTCCATCATCCAAAATTTGGAGCGGCAAGTCCGCCGGGGGATCATGCAAAAACTGAGCAAACTCACGTTCCCCGAGGTGATTCACCGCAACCACCACCACTGTCTTTCGGCCCTAGGGGAATTTCGCTCGATTGCCATTAGCGCCATCCACCAGCGAGACCAGGCCATTGTTTTGGGGTGTTTGGAGAGCCTGCGGGATTTGGCTCTTTTTTACGGGGAGCACAAGCTCCAGTTGCCGGAGGCCTGGTTTCGCCTCACGCCCGCCGTCTATAAAGACCCCGATTTTATCTCCGTTGACGCCACAAAACTGCGGGAAATCGAGAAACAACGCCTGTGGCTGGAGGTCAAAATCCTGCGGCAGTACCAGGGCATTTTGACCAACTCCCTCCTGGTCTCGGCGGAAACCTGCACCTTGGTGGGCATTTGCACGCGGGAAATTGGCGAGCAGGCGCTGGATATGGGCCGTACGGAGGTGGTGCATTTGACGGTGAAATTCTTTAACACCTACCTGCGGGCGGTGCTTAACCAGCGGGATATTCGCGCTGGGTACAACCTGATCAAGCAATACCGGCTGTTGGCGGAACAAGCGCTGCTTCAGGGGTTTGATGCGATTGCCATCGAAATGGCCCAGCACTTCCGCTACTACAGTCTGATTGCCCACAAAACCGGCCTGTATTTCCTGTGCGAAGTGTTTGCCTACGACTTGGGCCAGCTGGTGCGCACCTGTGCGGAATTGAACGCCCACACCCACCAGCAATTGCTGGAGATTTTCCTCAAAGTGGACCAGGACCCCGAAAGCGAGCAGCAGGAGCAGTCGTCGCGGGGGGTGCGCAAATCCCAGGTGAAATTGGCCGCCTACTACCTCAGCCGCGGCCAGCGGGAATGGGCCGAACTCATTTTCCAAGACATGCAGCACGAACCCTACAGCCGCGTGCAAATCATCTATGAAGAGCTGCTGACCACTAGCGAAGACTTCTGGGAGTTTACCGACCGGGGCGAGAGTTTTTACTACCTCGAGCCGGAACTCCACCCCTACCTGCGGGAATTCTTCAGTTGGTTCGCCCCGCCAGCAACTCTGCTTCCGGGATGA
- the tmk gene encoding dTMP kinase, producing MAGCFISLEGIEGAGKTTQMHRLAAWLQRLGYSVLTTREPGGTALGQSLRSLLLHHVLPERSELLLYAADRAAHVAQVLQPALQRQQVVLCDRYTDSTVAYQGYGRGMDLHLIEQVNAIATGGLMPDLTLWLDVPVEVGLRRVRGRGALNTIEQESLAFHERVRQGYQALAEQHPQRICRIDAASDTETVFKQIQAAIEGRWSAHASECQ from the coding sequence ATGGCGGGCTGCTTTATTTCCCTCGAGGGCATCGAAGGTGCCGGCAAAACCACCCAGATGCACCGGCTGGCTGCTTGGCTCCAGCGCCTGGGCTATAGCGTCTTGACCACCCGCGAACCCGGCGGCACCGCGCTAGGTCAATCCCTGCGGTCCTTGCTGCTGCATCACGTGCTCCCCGAGCGCAGCGAGTTACTCCTGTACGCCGCCGACCGGGCCGCCCACGTCGCCCAGGTCCTGCAACCCGCCCTGCAACGACAACAGGTGGTCCTATGCGACCGCTATACCGACTCGACGGTGGCCTACCAGGGGTACGGGCGGGGCATGGACCTCCACCTCATCGAGCAAGTCAACGCCATTGCCACCGGCGGCCTCATGCCCGATTTGACCCTGTGGTTGGATGTGCCGGTGGAAGTCGGACTCCGGCGGGTGCGGGGGCGGGGCGCCCTCAACACCATCGAACAAGAGTCCCTGGCCTTTCACGAGCGCGTGCGCCAGGGGTATCAGGCCCTTGCCGAGCAGCATCCCCAGCGCATTTGCCGGATTGATGCCGCATCGGACACAGAAACCGTTTTCAAACAGATTCAGGCGGCGATTGAGGGTCGCTGGAGTGCCCATGCCAGCGAATGCCAATAA